Proteins encoded together in one Planctopirus ephydatiae window:
- a CDS encoding DUF1559 domain-containing protein: protein MSRRGFTLIELLVVIAIIAILIALLLPAVQQAREAARRTQCRNNLKQIGLAIHNYHDTYSTFPIGCRRDANGGWGMTWWVGLLPGLDQGPLFNSLDMNANSSGFGSGGNSTRIQNATIAAQLCPSSAMAQPTDWQKRATYIGIAGATGTAAFTESRLNNSAADCCSDRGASGNGSLSSGGMMLVNDVTRMRDASDGTSNIIMVGEAGGFLVTATFQAAIQAQHAHTITGNRIFIGGSGPHSWSMGTNGGGQRPGQRTFNLTTVRYAPNTQNYDQPGINVNFGPNNPLTSAHTGGVHCLFGDGHVSFISDNINLDTLRHACIRDDGQTIGEL, encoded by the coding sequence ATGTCGCGTCGTGGATTCACTTTGATTGAATTGTTGGTGGTGATTGCGATCATCGCCATTTTGATTGCCCTGTTGCTCCCGGCAGTCCAGCAGGCCCGCGAAGCGGCCCGCCGAACCCAGTGCCGGAACAATCTCAAGCAGATTGGCCTCGCCATTCACAACTACCACGACACCTACAGCACTTTCCCCATTGGCTGCCGCCGCGATGCAAACGGTGGCTGGGGGATGACGTGGTGGGTGGGTTTACTGCCAGGGCTTGATCAGGGGCCGCTGTTCAACTCCCTCGACATGAATGCTAACAGTTCCGGTTTTGGTAGCGGTGGAAATAGCACCCGTATTCAGAATGCGACGATTGCTGCTCAGCTTTGTCCGTCCAGTGCCATGGCACAGCCGACCGACTGGCAAAAACGGGCCACATACATTGGCATCGCTGGTGCCACCGGCACTGCCGCATTTACTGAAAGTCGGCTCAATAACTCGGCTGCTGATTGTTGCAGCGATCGCGGTGCATCTGGAAACGGATCACTCAGTTCTGGTGGAATGATGCTCGTCAATGATGTAACACGCATGCGCGATGCCAGTGACGGGACATCGAACATCATCATGGTTGGCGAAGCCGGGGGTTTTCTCGTTACAGCGACTTTTCAAGCCGCAATACAAGCGCAACACGCTCATACAATTACAGGGAATCGAATCTTCATTGGTGGTTCCGGCCCCCATTCATGGTCAATGGGAACCAATGGTGGCGGACAACGTCCAGGTCAGCGCACATTCAATCTCACGACCGTCCGCTATGCACCCAATACACAAAACTATGATCAGCCCGGCATTAACGTGAACTTCGGCCCCAACAACCCGCTCACTTCGGCACATACGGGTGGTGTCCATTGCCTTTTTGGCGATGGGCATGTGAGCTTCATCAGTGACAACATCAATCTCGACACGCTCCGGCATGCCTGCATTCGAGATGATGGCCAGACCATTGGTGAACTCTAA